From Syngnathus scovelli strain Florida chromosome 14, RoL_Ssco_1.2, whole genome shotgun sequence, one genomic window encodes:
- the LOC125980829 gene encoding histone deacetylase 1 isoform X1 — MALSQGTKKKVCYYYDGDVGNYYYGQGHPMKPHRIRMTHNLLLNYGLYRKMEIYRPHKASGEEMTKYHSDDYIKFLRSIRPDNMSEYSKQMQRFNVGEDCPVFDGLFEFCQLSGGGSVAGAVKLNKQQTDIAINWAGGLHHAKKSEASGFCYVNDIVLAILELLKYHQRVLYIDIDIHHGDGVEEAFYTTDRVMTVSFHKYGEYFPGTGDLRDIGAGKGKYYAVNYPLRDGIDDESYEAIFKPIMAKVMEMYQPSAVVLQCGADSLSGDRLGCFNLTIKGHAKCVEYMKSFNLPLLMLGGGGYTIRNVARCWTYETAVALDTSIPNELPYNDYFEYFGPDFKLHISPSNMTNQNTNDYLEKIKQRLFENLRMLPHAPGVQMQAIPEDAVQEDSGDEEEEDPSKRISIRAHDKRIACEEEFSDSEDEGEGGRRNTANFKKAKRAKTEGEKESEEKEKKGEEETKEVKDEEKAPEEEKMDTSKPKEESKTP, encoded by the exons ATGGCGCTTAGTCAAGGAACAAAGAAAAAAGTTTGCTACTACTACGACG GTGATGTTGGAAATTATTACTATGGCCAGGGACACCCCATGAAACCCCACCGCATCCGCATGACTCATAACTTGCTGCTCAACTATGGGCTCTACAGAAAGATGGAGATATAT cgtccacacaaagccagtGGCGAGGAGATGACCAAGTATCACAGCGATGATTACATCAAATTCCTGCGCTCCATCCGTCCAGACAACATGTCAGAGTACAGCAAGCAAATGCAGCGGT TCAACGTAGGCGAAGATTGTCCAGTGTTTGATGGTTTATTTGAGTTCTGCCAGCTCTCAGGAGGCGGCTCCGTTG CCGGTGCCGTCAAGTTAAACAAACAGCAGACAGACATAGCGATCAACTGGGCAGGTGGCCTGCATCACGCCAAGAAGTCTGAGGCCTCAGGGTTTTGCTACGTCAATGATATTGTCCTCGCCATACTGGAATTACTGAA GTACCACCAGAGAGTTCTGTATATAGACATTGACATCCATCATGGCGATGGTGTGGAAGAGGCATTCTACACCACAGACCGTGTCATGACTGTGTCATTCCACAAGTATGGAGAGTACTTCCCCGGCACTGGAGACCTGAGA GATATTGGTGCTGGGAAGGGCAAATATTACGCTGTGAATTACCCTCTGAGAGATGGGATTGACGACGAGTCTTATGAAGCCATATTCAAGCCT ATCATGGCTAAGGTGATGGAGATGTACCAGCCCAGTGCTGTGGTTCTGCAGTGCGGCGCAGACTCTTTGTCAGGCGACAGACTTGGCTGCTTCAACCTCACCATTAAAG GACATGCCAAGTGTGTGGAGTACATGAAAAGCTTCAACCTGCCTCTCCTCATGCTGGGAGGAGGCGGCTACACCATCCGAAATGTAGCACGCTGTTGGACCTATGAAACCGCTGTCGCACTTGATACGTCAATCCCTAACG AACTCCCATACAATGACTACTTTGAGTACTTTGGACCAGACTTCAAACTGCACATCAGCCCCTCCAACATGACCAACCAGAACACCAACGATTACCTAGAGAAGATTAA GCAGCGTTTATTTGAGAACCTGCGCATGCTGCCCCATGCTCCTGGGGTACAGATGCAGGCCATCCCAGAAGACGCCGTACAGGAGGATAGTGgagacgaggaagaggaggatccCAGCAAACGCATCTCCA TCCGCGCTCATGACAAGAGGATAGCGTGTGAGGAGGAGTTCTCTGACTCTGAGGACGAAGGTGAAGGAGGTCGCAGAAACACAGCCAACTTCAAGAAGGCCAAGCGAGCCAAGACCGAAGGGGAGAAAGAGAGTGAAGAAAAGGAGAAGAAAGGTGAGGAGGAAACAAAAG AAGTAAAAGATGAAGAAAAGGCACCAGAGGAGGAGAAAATGGACACATCaaa GCCAAAAGAGGAGTCGAAGACACCTTAA
- the LOC125980829 gene encoding histone deacetylase 1 isoform X2, whose product MALSQGTKKKVCYYYDGDVGNYYYGQGHPMKPHRIRMTHNLLLNYGLYRKMEIYRPHKASGEEMTKYHSDDYIKFLRSIRPDNMSEYSKQMQRFNVGEDCPVFDGLFEFCQLSGGGSVAGAVKLNKQQTDIAINWAGGLHHAKKSEASGFCYVNDIVLAILELLKYHQRVLYIDIDIHHGDGVEEAFYTTDRVMTVSFHKYGEYFPGTGDLRDIGAGKGKYYAVNYPLRDGIDDESYEAIFKPIMAKVMEMYQPSAVVLQCGADSLSGDRLGCFNLTIKGHAKCVEYMKSFNLPLLMLGGGGYTIRNVARCWTYETAVALDTSIPNELPYNDYFEYFGPDFKLHISPSNMTNQNTNDYLEKIKQRLFENLRMLPHAPGVQMQAIPEDAVQEDSGDEEEEDPSKRISIRAHDKRIACEEEFSDSEDEGEGGRRNTANFKKAKRAKTEGEKESEEKEKKEVKDEEKAPEEEKMDTSKPKEESKTP is encoded by the exons ATGGCGCTTAGTCAAGGAACAAAGAAAAAAGTTTGCTACTACTACGACG GTGATGTTGGAAATTATTACTATGGCCAGGGACACCCCATGAAACCCCACCGCATCCGCATGACTCATAACTTGCTGCTCAACTATGGGCTCTACAGAAAGATGGAGATATAT cgtccacacaaagccagtGGCGAGGAGATGACCAAGTATCACAGCGATGATTACATCAAATTCCTGCGCTCCATCCGTCCAGACAACATGTCAGAGTACAGCAAGCAAATGCAGCGGT TCAACGTAGGCGAAGATTGTCCAGTGTTTGATGGTTTATTTGAGTTCTGCCAGCTCTCAGGAGGCGGCTCCGTTG CCGGTGCCGTCAAGTTAAACAAACAGCAGACAGACATAGCGATCAACTGGGCAGGTGGCCTGCATCACGCCAAGAAGTCTGAGGCCTCAGGGTTTTGCTACGTCAATGATATTGTCCTCGCCATACTGGAATTACTGAA GTACCACCAGAGAGTTCTGTATATAGACATTGACATCCATCATGGCGATGGTGTGGAAGAGGCATTCTACACCACAGACCGTGTCATGACTGTGTCATTCCACAAGTATGGAGAGTACTTCCCCGGCACTGGAGACCTGAGA GATATTGGTGCTGGGAAGGGCAAATATTACGCTGTGAATTACCCTCTGAGAGATGGGATTGACGACGAGTCTTATGAAGCCATATTCAAGCCT ATCATGGCTAAGGTGATGGAGATGTACCAGCCCAGTGCTGTGGTTCTGCAGTGCGGCGCAGACTCTTTGTCAGGCGACAGACTTGGCTGCTTCAACCTCACCATTAAAG GACATGCCAAGTGTGTGGAGTACATGAAAAGCTTCAACCTGCCTCTCCTCATGCTGGGAGGAGGCGGCTACACCATCCGAAATGTAGCACGCTGTTGGACCTATGAAACCGCTGTCGCACTTGATACGTCAATCCCTAACG AACTCCCATACAATGACTACTTTGAGTACTTTGGACCAGACTTCAAACTGCACATCAGCCCCTCCAACATGACCAACCAGAACACCAACGATTACCTAGAGAAGATTAA GCAGCGTTTATTTGAGAACCTGCGCATGCTGCCCCATGCTCCTGGGGTACAGATGCAGGCCATCCCAGAAGACGCCGTACAGGAGGATAGTGgagacgaggaagaggaggatccCAGCAAACGCATCTCCA TCCGCGCTCATGACAAGAGGATAGCGTGTGAGGAGGAGTTCTCTGACTCTGAGGACGAAGGTGAAGGAGGTCGCAGAAACACAGCCAACTTCAAGAAGGCCAAGCGAGCCAAGACCGAAGGGGAGAAAGAGAGTGAAGAAAAGGAGAAGAAAG AAGTAAAAGATGAAGAAAAGGCACCAGAGGAGGAGAAAATGGACACATCaaa GCCAAAAGAGGAGTCGAAGACACCTTAA
- the tmem54a gene encoding transmembrane protein 54a — translation MVNCGVCCANLKDNKTLMKMGLALVLVGHVNFLLGALVHGAVLRHISVHKEARILVYAIANVIAIVAGLMGIIGGIIAIVLSKNKKSRILKWVLLVFSFIAGLLAIASTLGLIASVITAIEHKGQSLMTHCTLLKHGVGSSSVTYECPFDPTRIYSTTIILWVPLILMSAVEMVFSFRCFAACTSFLYLCPCRRKPNIAKRVRIQRAAAMAQSPPSEAPPQLDTEAMEQDELLESGSVVEQSHWL, via the exons ATGGTGAACTGCG GGGTGTGCTGTGCCAACCTCAAAGACAACAAGACCCTGATGAAGATGGGCTTGGCACTGGTGCTGGTGGGCCATGTCAACTTTCTGCTCGGTGCCCTGGTGCACGGTGCAGTGCTCAGGCACATCAGTGTGCACAAGGAGGCCCGCATCTTGGTGTACGCCATTGCTAATGTCATCGCCATTGTGGCAGGCTTAAtg GGAATTATTGGTGGAATAATTGCAATTGTTTTGTCCAAAAACAAGAAAAGCAGGATTTTG AAGTGGGTCCTGCTGGTGTTCAGCTTCATCGCAGGGCTCTTGGCCATTGCCTCCACTTTGGGCCTGATTGCTTCTGTGATCACCGCCATTGAACACAAAGGACAAAGCCTAATGACACACTGTACTCTCCTCAAACATGGTGTAGGATCTTCCAGTGTCACCTATGAATGCCCCTTTGACCCCACCCGCATCTAT AGCACCACAATAATTTTGTGGGTGCCACTTATCCTGATGTCTGCGGTGGAAATGGTGTTCTCCTTCCGCTGCTTTGCTGCTTGTACGTCCTTCCTGTACCTCTGTCCATGTAGGCGGAAGCCCAACATAGCAAAGAGG GTCCGCATCCAGAGGGCTGCCGCAATGGCCCAGTCGCCTCCATCTGAGGCGCCGCCCCAACTTGATACAGAGGCCATGgaacaggatgagctgctggaaAGCGGTTCTGTAGTAGAGCAGAGCCACTGGCTCTGA
- the LOC125980930 gene encoding tubulin beta-4B chain-like, protein MREIVHIQAGQCGNQIGAKFWEVISDEHGVDPTGTYHGDSDLQLDRINVYYNEAAGGKYVPRAVLVDLEPGTMDSVRSGPFGQIFRPDNFVFGQSGAGNNWAKGHYTEGAEVVDSVLDVVRKESENCDCLQGYQLTHALGGGTGSGMGTLLISKIREEYPDRIMNTFSVVPSPKVSDTVVEPYNATLSIHQLVENTDETYCIDNEALYDICFRTLKLTTPTYGDLNHLVSSTMSGVTTCLRFPGQLNADLRKLAVNMVPFPRLHFFMPGFAPLTSRGSQQYRALTVPELTQQAFDAKNMMAACDPRQGRYLTVATVFRGKMSMKEVDEQMLNVQNKNSSYFVEWIPNNVKTAVCDIPPRGIKMTVTFIGNTTAIQEMFKRISEQFTAMLRRKAFLHWYTGEGMDEMEFTEAEGNMNDLVSEYQQYQDATAEDEGEGEEEPEED, encoded by the exons aTGAGGGAAATCGTTCACATCCAGGCGGGTCAGTGCGGCAACCAGATTGGTGCGaag TTCTGGGAAGTGATCAGTGATGAGCATGGTGTTGACCCGACAGGGACGTATCATGGAGACAGCGACCTGCAGCTAGACAGGataaatgtttattataatGAGGCAGCAG GAGGCAAATATGTGCCACGAGCCGTTCTTGTGGACTTAGAACCAGGCACCATGGACTCTGTTAGATCCGGACCCTTTGGACAGATATTCAGACctgacaattttgtgtttg GTCAGAGCGGTGCTGGTAACAACTGGGCAAAAGGTCACTACACTGAGGGAGCAGAGGTGGTCGACTCGGTCCTGGATGTGGTACGCAAAGAGTCAGAGAACTGTGACTGCCTGCAAGGCTACCAGCTTACACACGCGCTCGGTGGTGGAACTGGATCGGGCATGGGAACCCTGCTCATCAGCAAAATTCGTGAAGAGTACCCCGATAGGATCATGAATACGTTTAGCGTGGTGCCCTCCCCCAAG GTGTCGGACACGGTGGTCGAGCCCTACAACGCCACTCTCTCCATCCACCAACTTGTTGAGAACACAGATGAAACCTACTGCATTGACAATGAGGCTCTCTATGACATCTGCTTCCGCACACTCAAACTGACCACGCCCACTTATGGAGACCTGAACCACCTTGTGTCCTCTACCATGAGCGGAGTCACTACCTGCCTGCGCTTCCCAGGCCAGCTCAACGCCGACCTCCGTAAACTGGCTGTCAACATGGTACCTTTCCCCCGATTACATTTCTTCATGCCCGGCTTTGCACCCCTGACCAGCAGAGGGAGCCAACAGTACCGAGCACTCACGGTCCCCGAGCTCACCCAGCAAGCGTTTGATGCCAAAAATATGATGGCGGCGTGCGATCCACGTCAAGGCCGCTACCTCACAGTCGCCACCGTTTTTCGGGGGAAAATGTCCATGAAGGAAGTCGACGAGCAGATGCTCAATGTCCAGAACAAGAACAGTAGCTACTTTGTCGAATGGATCCCCAACAACGTCAAAACCGCCGTCTGCGACATTCCGCCCCGTGGCATCAAAATGACCGTCACTTTCATCGGCAACACCACAGCCATTCAGGAGATGTTCAAGCGTATCTCTGAGCAGTTCACAGCCATGCTGCGCCGTAAAGCCTTTCTGCACTGGTACACGGGTGAAGGTATGGATGAGATGGAGTTCACTGAAGCGGAGGGCAACATGAATGATTTGGTGTCCGAGTACCAGCAGTACCAGGATGCTACTGCTGAGGATGaaggtgaaggtgaagaggagcCTGAAGAGGATTAA